The following coding sequences are from one Bifidobacterium sp. window:
- a CDS encoding sugar ABC transporter permease has product MKYLKQVLGNDLRQIPMVLALLVLLLGFHVISGGRMLTSSNMQNLISGNAYVLILAIGMLMVIVIGQIDLSVGSVAGFVAMVVAISARDLHLPWYIAVLLGFALGLAIGAWQGFWLSKMGIPGFISTLAGMMIFRGAVIWLSGSISVPAPKELQFFGAGYLPEWGPGWTNMNNSTLLLGLIAIAFLAWSQITKYQQTKSEANTATMPMWPMLVRVIGGGAAIAYVTWLFGSGRPGTSFPIPGLVLVALIVIYHIVTERTRFGRHIYAVGGNKQAAALSGVNVSRTYFAAMANMSFLAALAGVLFLGRATAAGPGDGTNWELDAISAVFIGGAAVSGGVGTIMATMVGGVLIAVLNSGLMLMGVGADKTQVIKGLVLLLAVAIDALNKQQGRPSIIGKIMESFQKKDK; this is encoded by the coding sequence ATGAAATATCTGAAACAGGTTCTCGGCAACGATTTGCGGCAAATACCTATGGTGTTGGCGCTGCTCGTATTACTGCTTGGCTTCCATGTCATATCGGGAGGCAGAATGTTGACCTCATCGAATATGCAAAATCTCATATCAGGCAATGCCTACGTGTTAATTCTTGCGATAGGCATGCTGATGGTGATCGTTATTGGGCAAATTGATCTGTCAGTCGGTTCTGTTGCAGGATTCGTGGCCATGGTGGTGGCTATTTCCGCAAGAGACTTGCACTTGCCATGGTATATCGCAGTGCTTCTGGGCTTTGCCTTAGGGTTAGCTATTGGCGCGTGGCAAGGATTTTGGCTTTCGAAAATGGGGATTCCAGGCTTCATTTCAACACTTGCCGGAATGATGATTTTCCGCGGTGCAGTTATCTGGCTCTCAGGTTCGATTTCCGTCCCAGCACCTAAAGAACTTCAGTTTTTTGGCGCAGGCTATCTTCCCGAATGGGGTCCAGGCTGGACGAATATGAATAATTCGACTCTGCTTCTTGGGCTGATCGCTATAGCTTTTCTTGCTTGGTCACAAATCACCAAATATCAGCAGACCAAGAGCGAAGCAAATACTGCAACAATGCCTATGTGGCCAATGCTAGTCAGAGTTATCGGAGGAGGCGCTGCCATCGCCTATGTAACGTGGCTCTTTGGTTCAGGCCGCCCAGGAACATCCTTCCCTATACCAGGTTTAGTTCTTGTTGCTCTGATTGTGATTTACCACATAGTCACGGAACGCACGCGCTTTGGCCGTCATATCTATGCAGTCGGTGGTAACAAGCAGGCTGCAGCGCTTTCCGGAGTCAATGTGTCGAGAACTTATTTTGCTGCTATGGCGAATATGTCATTCCTTGCAGCTCTTGCCGGAGTGCTGTTTTTGGGGCGTGCGACTGCAGCAGGACCTGGTGATGGTACCAACTGGGAACTTGATGCCATTTCTGCAGTATTTATCGGAGGCGCTGCAGTCTCAGGAGGTGTCGGCACCATTATGGCGACGATGGTCGGTGGTGTGTTGATTGCGGTGTTGAACTCTGGTCTCATGCTCATGGGTGTGGGAGCTGACAAAACACAGGTCATTAAAGGTTTGGTGCTGCTGCTGGCAGTGGCGATTGATGCGTTGAACAAGCAACAAGGACGACCATCAATCATCGGGAAAATCATGGAATCCTTCCAAAAAAAGGACAAGTGA
- the gnd gene encoding phosphogluconate dehydrogenase (NAD(+)-dependent, decarboxylating): protein MQLGMIGLGRMGGNMASRIREAGHTIVGYDRAPDSGRDVESLEELVETLQAPRVIWVMLPAGIPTDSTITALSTLLSAGDLVIDGGNTKYSDDAPHEQELAAHGVHFMEAGVSGGVWGPKNGYALMVGGSTEDFDIALPFFNALKPEGDAGLVLAGPVGAGHFAKMVHNGIEYGMMQALGEGYATMTHSDLIDNPTEVIDSWTSGTVIKSWLLDLLALALKKDPNLASMPPVANESGEARWMVDAALDLGVPVPATAAALFARQTSRGGSDDALKVVSALRGQFGGHITEK, encoded by the coding sequence ATGCAACTGGGCATGATTGGACTAGGCCGCATGGGCGGCAATATGGCTTCTCGAATCCGCGAAGCAGGACACACCATTGTGGGCTATGACCGCGCACCCGACTCGGGGCGCGATGTTGAATCACTCGAAGAGTTAGTTGAGACACTGCAAGCCCCACGAGTGATCTGGGTGATGCTACCCGCAGGAATACCTACAGATTCGACCATAACTGCGCTCAGCACTTTGTTGTCAGCTGGCGACTTAGTCATTGACGGTGGCAACACGAAATACTCGGATGACGCTCCTCATGAGCAAGAGCTTGCTGCGCATGGCGTGCACTTCATGGAGGCTGGTGTCTCTGGCGGCGTTTGGGGCCCAAAGAATGGCTATGCGCTGATGGTTGGCGGCAGCACAGAAGATTTCGACATAGCCCTGCCATTTTTTAATGCTCTCAAGCCCGAAGGAGATGCCGGGCTCGTACTCGCAGGTCCTGTTGGTGCCGGACACTTTGCAAAGATGGTTCATAACGGTATCGAATATGGGATGATGCAAGCTCTGGGTGAAGGGTACGCAACCATGACTCATAGCGACCTGATCGATAACCCCACAGAAGTCATCGACTCATGGACTTCTGGAACAGTCATCAAATCTTGGCTGCTTGATCTGTTGGCTTTAGCTCTGAAAAAAGATCCCAACCTTGCTTCAATGCCACCCGTAGCAAATGAATCAGGCGAAGCACGCTGGATGGTCGATGCAGCTCTTGATCTTGGCGTTCCTGTCCCTGCAACAGCAGCCGCACTCTTTGCTCGCCAAACTTCGCGTGGTGGCAGTGATGACGCGCTCAAAGTTGTCTCTGCACTTCGCGGGCAATTTGGCGGCCATATCACTGAAAAGTAG
- a CDS encoding substrate-binding domain-containing protein, with protein sequence MKVKKVVTAIAAIVAVGTLAACGGSSRSDSGTVSGEKGFAADATIGVSLPWLGTQNWKEAETMFNDQLTAAGFKPLIQAADQKVPQQQQQIEAMIEQGAKVIVVGPIDGTQLGSVLSKAKEAGVAVIGYDRLIENTDAVDAVVQFGSIKTGELQAESLLEGLKAKKGDGPYNIELFGGGPADPNAPNFFKGAMSVLQPKIDDGTLTVVSGQTEFTQVATPDWDNSKAQQRMDSLLSGNYSDKKIDGVLSPNDGIARAIVTACEQAGQDIPVVTGLDAENESVTWIWEGKQWSTVAKPTDALVAKSVELIQALQAGKDLPTADDTADNGSIDVPLYELSPVVVTKDNAKEVFADDADRLALLK encoded by the coding sequence ATGAAGGTTAAGAAAGTAGTTACAGCAATTGCAGCGATTGTAGCAGTAGGCACTCTGGCAGCTTGCGGAGGTAGCAGCAGGTCAGATAGCGGAACTGTCTCGGGAGAAAAGGGTTTCGCTGCTGATGCAACGATCGGTGTTTCGTTGCCGTGGCTTGGCACACAGAATTGGAAAGAAGCTGAAACCATGTTCAACGATCAGCTGACTGCCGCTGGTTTTAAGCCCCTCATTCAAGCTGCAGACCAAAAGGTACCTCAGCAGCAGCAACAAATCGAGGCAATGATTGAGCAAGGAGCTAAGGTAATTGTCGTTGGTCCTATTGATGGTACCCAACTCGGTTCTGTGCTCAGCAAAGCTAAAGAAGCTGGTGTTGCGGTTATTGGGTATGACCGGCTTATTGAAAATACTGATGCTGTGGATGCCGTTGTACAGTTTGGTTCTATCAAAACTGGCGAATTGCAAGCAGAGTCGCTCCTTGAAGGTCTGAAGGCTAAGAAGGGCGATGGTCCTTACAATATTGAGCTCTTCGGCGGTGGACCGGCTGATCCGAATGCTCCGAACTTCTTCAAGGGTGCCATGTCCGTACTGCAGCCAAAGATTGACGACGGTACGCTGACCGTGGTTTCCGGTCAGACTGAGTTCACGCAGGTCGCTACTCCCGACTGGGATAACAGTAAGGCGCAGCAGCGCATGGATTCTCTGCTCTCGGGCAACTACTCCGACAAGAAAATCGACGGCGTGCTCTCGCCGAACGACGGCATCGCACGAGCCATCGTGACCGCTTGCGAGCAGGCTGGTCAGGATATTCCCGTGGTCACCGGTCTGGATGCCGAGAACGAATCGGTGACGTGGATATGGGAAGGCAAGCAATGGTCAACCGTTGCCAAGCCGACCGATGCCCTGGTCGCCAAGAGCGTCGAACTCATTCAGGCATTGCAGGCAGGCAAGGATTTGCCGACCGCCGACGACACAGCCGACAACGGTTCCATCGATGTGCCGCTCTACGAGCTTTCGCCGGTTGTGGTAACCAAAGACAATGCCAAGGAAGTCTTTGCTGACGATGCCGACCGTTTGGCATTGCTGAAGTAG
- a CDS encoding gluconokinase, which produces MVIRTNENKRPVHVVVMGVAGCGKSTVAEAIRDQLGFTMAEGDDFHPKANIEKMSHGIPLTDEDRRPWLEVINRWMLGRQTLGESTVVSSSALKRSYRDILRKDVPVFFVHLVGSQALIQDRLAHRKGHFMPPALLPSQFAILEALQADEPGIEVSIEGSQQEMIDRAIQAVQKHASKEESLVR; this is translated from the coding sequence ATGGTCATTCGCACAAATGAGAATAAACGTCCGGTTCACGTTGTGGTGATGGGCGTGGCAGGGTGTGGCAAATCCACAGTCGCTGAAGCCATCAGGGACCAGCTCGGCTTCACTATGGCTGAAGGAGATGATTTCCATCCCAAAGCAAATATCGAAAAAATGTCGCACGGCATTCCCCTCACAGATGAGGATCGCCGCCCTTGGCTTGAAGTAATTAACCGGTGGATGCTCGGTCGACAAACACTTGGAGAATCCACAGTGGTTTCTAGTTCAGCGCTCAAACGCTCATATAGAGATATCCTGCGCAAAGATGTTCCAGTGTTTTTCGTGCACTTAGTCGGCTCACAAGCACTCATACAGGATCGTCTAGCTCACAGAAAAGGGCATTTCATGCCCCCAGCACTCTTGCCAAGTCAATTCGCCATACTCGAAGCTCTGCAAGCTGACGAACCTGGCATTGAAGTGTCCATTGAAGGAAGCCAGCAGGAGATGATCGATCGAGCCATTCAAGCTGTACAAAAACATGCCTCTAAGGAAGAGTCCTTGGTCCGTTGA
- a CDS encoding thymidylate synthase produces the protein MALTEQELADIRSRIPQRPDTNIPMPYEDLVRKILLEGTLKSDRTGTGTISLFGQQIRFDLHDSFPLLTTKTVFFKGLAYELLWFLKGSSNIRWLQEHNVHIWDEWADPETGELGPVYGVQWRSWPAPTADNPARTIDQISNVLNLVKKQPDSRRMVVSAWNPAEVENMALPPCHALFQFYVADGKLSCQLYQRSCDMFLGVPFNIASYSLLTLMIAQQAGLEPGEFVWTGGDCHIYDNHIDQVLEQLSRAPYPYPTVELRKAGSLFDYQYEDFTVSGYQHHPSIKAPVAV, from the coding sequence ATGGCTTTAACAGAACAAGAGTTGGCTGATATTCGTTCTAGGATTCCCCAGCGTCCGGACACTAACATTCCAATGCCATACGAAGACTTGGTGCGTAAAATCCTTCTTGAAGGAACACTGAAGTCAGATCGAACTGGTACGGGAACGATTTCCTTATTTGGCCAGCAGATTCGTTTCGATCTTCATGATTCTTTCCCACTACTGACCACGAAAACGGTATTTTTCAAAGGCTTAGCATACGAGCTGCTGTGGTTTTTGAAGGGTTCTAGTAATATCCGCTGGCTCCAAGAACATAACGTTCATATCTGGGATGAATGGGCTGACCCAGAGACGGGTGAGCTTGGCCCGGTGTATGGCGTGCAGTGGAGAAGTTGGCCTGCGCCGACGGCCGATAACCCCGCGAGAACCATTGACCAAATCTCAAACGTACTGAATCTAGTCAAGAAGCAACCAGATTCTCGGCGCATGGTGGTTAGTGCATGGAATCCCGCCGAGGTTGAGAATATGGCTCTGCCCCCATGCCACGCATTGTTCCAGTTCTATGTAGCTGATGGGAAATTGAGTTGCCAGCTATATCAGCGTTCTTGCGATATGTTCCTGGGCGTGCCATTCAATATAGCTTCGTATTCCTTGCTCACTCTGATGATTGCACAACAGGCAGGTCTTGAACCTGGAGAGTTTGTTTGGACCGGAGGAGACTGCCATATATATGACAACCATATCGATCAGGTTCTTGAACAACTGTCGCGAGCACCCTATCCGTATCCGACTGTGGAGTTGCGTAAGGCTGGTTCATTATTCGATTACCAATACGAAGATTTCACTGTTTCGGGCTATCAACACCACCCCAGTATCAAGGCTCCGGTTGCGGTCTGA
- a CDS encoding sugar ABC transporter ATP-binding protein, producing the protein MSSNVSTHDNILEMQSITKEFTGVRALGKVTLKVKRGEVHAICGENGAGKSTLMKVLSGVYPYGTYSGDIVFSGKVAKFHSIKESEKSGIVIIHQELALIPELSIAENIFLGNELVTAGLIDWSGTQTRTSDLLARVGLDADPSTPIKNLGVGQQQLVEIAKALSKNVSLLILDEPTSALNEEDSANLLNLMRSLRSKGITCIMISHKLNEIAEISDAITVIRDGKTVGEIAVENGHVDEDTIIKAMVGRSLDNRYPTHESKVGDVIFKVSDWTVEDPNVPGRLLCDHINFEIRAGEIVGFAGLMGAGRTEMARSLFGKNYGIYKGGSVTIRGKRTVFNSVSEAIKNGLAYVPEDRKLLGLNLLDSIEETTVSANMRKILTHNLIDFSKQRTVAERYRESLKIKAHAVDVGVSTLSGGNQQKVVISKWMFPDPDVLILDEPTRGIDVGAKYEIYKLVHQLADEGKAVIFISSELPEILGMTDRIYTICEGHISGEVQTKDADQESLMRMMTTTLAA; encoded by the coding sequence ATGAGCAGTAATGTCTCAACACACGACAACATCTTGGAAATGCAGAGCATCACGAAAGAATTTACCGGGGTGCGCGCACTTGGCAAGGTCACCTTGAAAGTGAAACGAGGTGAAGTCCACGCTATTTGCGGAGAGAACGGCGCTGGAAAATCAACGCTGATGAAAGTGCTCTCTGGTGTATATCCTTATGGCACGTATTCAGGAGACATCGTATTTTCAGGCAAAGTTGCCAAGTTCCATTCGATAAAGGAATCAGAGAAATCAGGCATCGTCATTATTCACCAAGAATTGGCGTTAATCCCTGAACTCTCGATTGCGGAGAATATCTTCCTCGGGAATGAGCTAGTTACAGCTGGGCTTATTGACTGGAGCGGCACGCAAACTCGTACTAGCGATCTTCTCGCCCGCGTAGGGTTAGATGCCGATCCTTCCACACCTATTAAAAATCTTGGTGTAGGTCAACAGCAGCTCGTGGAAATTGCTAAAGCCTTGTCAAAAAACGTGAGCCTATTGATTCTCGATGAACCCACGTCTGCTCTGAATGAAGAGGACTCAGCAAATCTGCTGAATCTGATGCGTTCACTGCGCAGTAAAGGCATAACCTGCATCATGATCTCGCACAAGCTCAATGAGATCGCTGAGATTTCCGACGCTATCACGGTGATTCGTGACGGTAAGACGGTAGGCGAGATTGCCGTTGAGAATGGTCATGTTGACGAAGACACCATTATTAAGGCCATGGTTGGTAGATCACTAGATAATCGCTATCCAACGCACGAGTCGAAGGTGGGGGACGTTATCTTCAAAGTCAGTGATTGGACGGTTGAAGACCCAAACGTTCCCGGTCGTTTGCTCTGCGACCACATTAACTTTGAAATTCGTGCAGGTGAAATCGTGGGTTTTGCCGGTCTGATGGGCGCTGGTCGAACCGAAATGGCTCGTTCTCTTTTTGGCAAAAATTACGGCATATACAAAGGTGGTTCGGTCACCATTCGCGGGAAGCGCACAGTATTTAACTCGGTCAGTGAAGCTATTAAAAACGGTCTTGCATATGTGCCAGAAGATCGCAAGCTGCTGGGTCTGAATCTGCTCGATAGCATCGAAGAAACTACAGTTTCTGCAAATATGCGCAAAATTTTGACGCATAATCTCATTGACTTCTCCAAACAACGTACCGTCGCTGAACGATATCGCGAGAGCTTAAAAATTAAGGCTCATGCCGTCGACGTTGGGGTATCCACGTTGTCGGGAGGGAACCAGCAGAAAGTCGTGATTTCCAAGTGGATGTTCCCTGATCCTGATGTGTTGATTCTTGACGAGCCCACCCGAGGAATTGACGTTGGTGCAAAATACGAGATTTACAAACTCGTCCATCAGTTAGCAGACGAAGGCAAAGCCGTCATTTTCATATCTTCTGAGCTCCCAGAAATTCTGGGTATGACCGACAGAATCTACACCATTTGTGAGGGTCATATCTCTGGAGAAGTGCAGACCAAAGATGCTGATCAGGAATCTCTGATGCGCATGATGACCACCACCCTTGCGGCTTAG
- a CDS encoding dihydrofolate reductase, producing the protein MEHDSSSRSGYHEPKPGRTGHADDEEEWDNSEITPRKPYSVNLIWAQAHDTHGRDGAIGFEGSMPWHLSEDLQRFKELTISHPVIMGRKTWESLQERYRPLSNRDNIVVSRQPHYEAAGATVVDDIEAALEIARQESIPDDGMDRSEIWVIGGAQLFDDVISQADKAFVTVIDAAVQADTYAPDIAELVDAGLWRISESGEWRSPNKHSAVVRRFRFMNYVKAQ; encoded by the coding sequence ATGGAGCATGACAGTAGCAGTCGTAGCGGCTATCACGAACCTAAGCCCGGTAGGACCGGGCATGCCGATGACGAAGAAGAATGGGACAATTCGGAAATAACTCCGAGAAAACCATATTCAGTCAATCTCATATGGGCTCAGGCCCATGACACTCACGGTCGTGACGGTGCGATCGGTTTTGAAGGGTCCATGCCTTGGCATCTGTCTGAGGACTTGCAGCGTTTCAAAGAGCTCACTATTTCACACCCAGTGATAATGGGCCGTAAAACTTGGGAATCATTGCAAGAACGGTATAGACCGCTGAGCAATAGGGACAACATCGTTGTATCTCGCCAGCCGCACTATGAAGCAGCAGGCGCCACAGTCGTCGATGATATTGAAGCGGCTCTAGAGATTGCCCGCCAAGAATCCATACCAGACGATGGTATGGACCGTTCTGAGATTTGGGTTATCGGGGGAGCACAGCTTTTCGATGATGTCATCTCACAAGCAGATAAAGCTTTTGTCACTGTGATTGATGCAGCAGTCCAAGCTGATACGTATGCGCCTGATATTGCTGAACTCGTTGATGCAGGACTATGGCGCATTAGTGAATCTGGTGAGTGGCGTAGCCCCAACAAGCACAGTGCTGTAGTTCGTCGATTCCGATTCATGAACTATGTGAAAGCCCAATAG
- a CDS encoding GntP family permease, with amino-acid sequence MNLIIAALLGILVIVILISVVKLHPFLALMLGSFVMAVSAGISYDKSFTSFTDGLGSTVSSVGILIALGGIIGTLLTVSGGADVIVDTILSKTPSHLLPWAMALIAFAVGIPLFFEVGVVILIPVVIFAAHRANKPVILLGIPALAGLSTLHAFLPPHPGPLAAISALHANLGLTLGLGLLVAIPTVIISGPLLAKLMVRWVPIMAPEDTKVKETAESQSSKPSFGAALSVILLPVVLMLAGSIIDLTGQTGNPVGKFFVFIGQPLEALLITTLVAMIVLGTMHGAGRDKLNSIVGTSIGSVSGILLIVGAGGGFKQTLVDSGIGDVIAQGISSSSLNPLIAGWLVAVLIRVATGSATVATVTASGIMVPLASGLSPTHLCLLVLAIGAGSVIFSHLNDAGFWMVKEYFGMSVGQTFKTWTLMETVLSVIGLIFTLLLSLVV; translated from the coding sequence ATGAACCTCATAATTGCCGCATTACTCGGCATTTTGGTGATTGTTATATTGATTTCCGTCGTCAAGCTACACCCATTCTTAGCATTGATGCTGGGGTCCTTCGTTATGGCTGTATCCGCGGGGATTAGTTATGACAAATCCTTTACTAGTTTTACCGACGGACTTGGCTCAACCGTTTCAAGCGTAGGCATTCTCATTGCTTTAGGTGGCATCATCGGTACGCTACTCACCGTATCGGGCGGCGCTGATGTCATCGTTGACACAATTTTAAGCAAAACACCTTCACACCTGCTCCCTTGGGCCATGGCGCTCATCGCCTTTGCTGTAGGTATTCCACTGTTTTTTGAAGTGGGCGTGGTCATTCTGATACCAGTGGTGATTTTTGCCGCACATAGGGCAAACAAACCTGTCATCCTTCTGGGAATACCAGCCTTAGCAGGCTTATCAACCTTGCATGCTTTTCTCCCCCCACATCCAGGACCATTGGCTGCAATTAGCGCTCTTCACGCTAATCTCGGCTTAACTCTTGGACTTGGTCTGTTGGTCGCTATACCAACTGTGATTATCTCGGGTCCGTTGCTCGCAAAACTCATGGTTCGTTGGGTGCCCATCATGGCTCCTGAGGATACTAAGGTAAAGGAAACAGCAGAGTCTCAGAGCAGCAAACCGTCATTTGGTGCAGCTTTGAGCGTTATATTACTGCCTGTGGTGCTGATGCTTGCAGGTAGCATCATCGATCTCACAGGACAAACGGGCAATCCTGTTGGAAAATTCTTCGTGTTTATTGGGCAGCCTTTGGAAGCGCTACTTATCACCACTCTCGTCGCGATGATCGTACTGGGTACGATGCACGGTGCAGGGCGTGACAAACTCAACTCAATCGTAGGCACGTCGATTGGCTCCGTGTCTGGCATCCTCCTCATTGTGGGAGCCGGCGGCGGCTTCAAACAAACTCTGGTTGATTCAGGCATCGGTGATGTGATTGCGCAAGGTATCTCTAGCTCGTCGCTCAATCCCTTAATCGCAGGATGGTTGGTCGCCGTGCTTATTCGTGTTGCCACAGGCTCTGCAACAGTCGCAACCGTAACTGCATCGGGTATCATGGTGCCCCTTGCAAGTGGACTCAGCCCAACTCACCTGTGCTTGCTAGTGCTAGCCATAGGAGCAGGCTCAGTCATCTTCTCCCATCTCAACGACGCTGGATTCTGGATGGTTAAGGAATACTTCGGCATGAGTGTTGGGCAAACATTCAAAACCTGGACATTGATGGAAACCGTGCTCTCTGTTATCGGATTAATCTTCACCCTGCTACTTTCACTGGTCGTGTAG
- a CDS encoding FadR/GntR family transcriptional regulator produces the protein MANFGDGEPAQTVLMHMPVAQELAIDIIEGRWIVGESMTLEQIQQRFSISRTVAREVARQLQSVDAVQVRKRLGIVAQPVGDWAALNPQVVNWKLHSNQRRKQLISLTELRLAVEPAAAAGAAVNAPIEVKAKVAALAVEMRKTGEQGNLEEFHNFDIQFHSLLLKYSGNELFAGLSDIVSTILRGRVEIGMYPQQPAPEALDAHQEVADGVLHGEPATAREGMRRIVDEVDAAVSNDL, from the coding sequence ATGGCGAACTTTGGAGATGGAGAACCTGCTCAGACGGTGTTGATGCACATGCCGGTGGCGCAAGAATTGGCTATTGACATCATCGAGGGGCGTTGGATTGTTGGTGAGTCAATGACACTCGAACAGATTCAACAACGTTTCTCGATTTCTAGGACCGTTGCTAGGGAGGTAGCGAGACAACTCCAGTCCGTTGATGCTGTGCAGGTCAGAAAACGTCTGGGCATCGTAGCTCAACCAGTGGGCGATTGGGCCGCGTTAAATCCACAAGTTGTCAATTGGAAACTTCACTCAAATCAGCGTAGAAAACAACTCATCTCTCTCACAGAGTTGAGGCTTGCGGTGGAACCTGCAGCTGCTGCAGGAGCCGCAGTGAATGCTCCTATAGAGGTGAAAGCCAAAGTGGCGGCATTGGCTGTAGAAATGAGAAAGACAGGGGAGCAAGGAAATTTGGAAGAATTCCATAACTTCGATATCCAATTTCATTCACTCCTGCTCAAATATAGCGGCAACGAGTTATTTGCAGGACTTTCGGACATCGTTTCAACGATTCTTCGAGGAAGAGTTGAAATAGGAATGTATCCTCAACAACCTGCCCCCGAAGCTTTAGATGCCCACCAAGAAGTCGCTGACGGAGTACTGCACGGTGAGCCTGCAACAGCACGAGAAGGTATGCGTCGTATAGTCGATGAGGTCGATGCTGCCGTATCAAATGATCTGTAA
- a CDS encoding low molecular weight protein-tyrosine-phosphatase, with translation MRHMQSKPYVVMTVCTGNICRSPMAQIVLADFFAKQGIGTDSVIVDSSGVSDEEYGNPIDRRARKVLLERGYTLPEHHFAHRITHQEAIESDLLLPMTVAHMRSLLRLLPTEKRQSVHMYRSFVPEIAQLGKTHESALDLADPWYGGPEEFELAIDQIEQAAPYIVDWVSKQI, from the coding sequence ATGAGACATATGCAATCCAAACCTTATGTGGTTATGACCGTTTGCACAGGCAATATTTGCCGGTCTCCAATGGCCCAAATTGTGCTTGCTGACTTTTTCGCAAAACAGGGCATCGGCACAGACTCAGTAATTGTTGATTCGAGTGGTGTGAGCGATGAAGAGTACGGTAATCCGATAGATCGACGCGCACGCAAAGTATTATTAGAGCGCGGATATACATTACCAGAGCATCATTTTGCTCACCGCATCACGCACCAAGAAGCAATCGAGTCCGATCTACTGCTGCCAATGACAGTTGCGCATATGCGCTCATTGCTGCGACTTCTCCCTACAGAAAAACGTCAATCTGTGCACATGTATCGGAGCTTTGTTCCTGAGATTGCTCAGCTCGGGAAAACTCATGAGAGTGCTCTCGATTTGGCTGACCCTTGGTATGGTGGTCCAGAAGAGTTCGAGCTTGCTATTGATCAGATAGAACAGGCTGCACCATATATTGTTGACTGGGTATCTAAACAGATATAG